One genomic segment of Gemmatimonas aurantiaca includes these proteins:
- a CDS encoding aldolase/citrate lyase family protein: MLTAAAVATLSTVPATTQAQTRLNAVIDLLAAHKPVFGLYAPSNPRARPGQPAPTGPVKSMTELAQEALAYKKLDYIFEGTMEYNFDQSYPPFTEFAKAMDAGGALQKGKSPRFTHGLFVKTPEIAPDPAVATARIGKQLNEGVTGVVFVDVQSAEELKKGLAALRFKSKGGTRSDDVGSAPARWGMSEKEYKERADLWPLNPKGEIVNFTIVESHEGLAKVREIAAVPGIGVLFPGAGTLRGVFTTTDANGQRKFDEVAWEAAIQKVLAACKEFKVACGYPAGAADIEMRMKQGFSVFVIGWGEQGFKAVDLGRAAGGR, from the coding sequence ATGCTGACGGCTGCGGCCGTCGCGACCCTGAGCACTGTGCCGGCCACCACGCAGGCGCAGACCCGCCTCAACGCGGTCATCGACCTGCTGGCGGCCCACAAGCCGGTGTTCGGGCTGTACGCCCCCTCGAACCCGCGGGCCCGCCCGGGGCAGCCGGCTCCCACCGGGCCGGTCAAGAGCATGACCGAACTGGCGCAGGAAGCGCTCGCGTACAAGAAGCTGGACTACATCTTCGAAGGGACGATGGAGTACAACTTCGACCAGTCGTATCCGCCGTTCACCGAGTTCGCCAAGGCGATGGACGCCGGTGGGGCGCTGCAGAAGGGCAAGTCGCCGCGCTTCACGCACGGCCTGTTCGTGAAGACGCCCGAGATCGCGCCCGATCCGGCCGTGGCCACCGCGCGCATCGGCAAGCAGTTGAACGAAGGCGTGACGGGTGTGGTGTTCGTCGACGTGCAGAGCGCCGAGGAACTCAAGAAGGGGCTGGCGGCGCTGCGTTTCAAGAGCAAGGGCGGCACCCGCTCCGATGACGTGGGCAGTGCACCCGCGCGCTGGGGCATGAGCGAGAAGGAGTACAAGGAGCGCGCCGATCTGTGGCCGCTCAATCCGAAGGGTGAGATCGTGAACTTCACGATCGTCGAGAGCCACGAAGGCCTGGCCAAGGTGCGTGAGATCGCGGCCGTGCCGGGCATCGGTGTGCTGTTCCCGGGCGCGGGCACGCTGCGTGGCGTGTTCACCACCACCGATGCGAACGGGCAGCGCAAGTTCGACGAGGTGGCCTGGGAAGCGGCCATCCAGAAGGTCCTGGCGGCGTGCAAGGAGTTCAAAGTGGCCTGCGGCTATCCCGCCGGTGCGGCCGACATCGAAATGCGCATGAAGCAGGGTTTCAGCGTGTTCGTGATCGGCTGGGGTGAGCAGGGCTTCAAGGCGGTGGATCTCGGACGCGCGGCGGGCGGGCGGTAA
- a CDS encoding SusC/RagA family TonB-linked outer membrane protein has product MRLFVPAAFTRGERGCSPPVATRPQVLRRRLTTSLLALAASFGLLAPPMAVAQQGAGGTVTGTVTDAGTGQPISQARVLVAGTQVGTLTAENGRYTLRVPNTGAVTLDVNRIGYEAAKVQVNVTDGAPVVADVKLTQAAFSLAAVVTTVTGQQRKVELANATTQVNVAEKIAELPVSNMGALLSGRSSGVQVVQTGATGSGSRVRIRGQNSFTLTNDPIIVIDGVRASGATGDGLGVGGSGPSRLDDINPNEIETLEIIKGPSAATLYGTEAANGVIVITTKRGKAGRTAWNLSAEQGKIDNVATYPDLWSLWGRRTTAPNVSAICTLQELVGGQCVAGVVDSLSHGNVLNRADQTPIGTGDRHQYNLQTSGGNDKVQFFVSGQTEAETGIYKMPDSEVTRLKEQRGVSALPGDIMRPNALQRNTFRANINAELRPNLFLQVSSGFINSDMRLPQNEDNSTGLMVDAMGGPWRGDLKDSQGNALRNYRSFMMGDVLAQTTKQNINRFINSATSQWNPTSWLSARAALGSDITFRNDLYIAKVGEGPNEGTIRSGQITANRVETNQQTADYGATGTFQLADWLNSKTSVGMQYVRNFRTQQQSTGIGLPPGGVTVTAAATRSSTQNITDRRTLGYYVEQQFALRDKLFLTGGLRRDAASAFGANTRAVYYPKFGASWVISDEAFFPDVDFINSLRLRGTYGASGQIPADTASIRAFSPGALTLASGETPGASISSLGNVNLKPEYSAETEFGFDLQMFSGRTNIELTSYNKSTTDALIQREIAPSLSGLTAQLVNIGNIKNSGVELTWNQRLFDREAAALSFALTGSTLKNTMTRLAEGVAAIPSGNRNTQQNRPGYPIYGLWSRTVKPNDINGDGIIGRGEIIYSDTAIFQGSSFPKKEMAFTPTLELLNKKLRITTQVDGKWGMTKFNNTLRHQCQNGVTCRGRYDKSLSLQEQANAYAVVDAVYTGQFEKGDFVRWRELSVAYEMPTTWANKLRATRWNIVATGRNLGVKTDYRGVDPEASAANSDTRGGEEYFATPPLRIMMLRMNFSF; this is encoded by the coding sequence ATGCGATTGTTCGTACCCGCTGCGTTCACCCGTGGGGAGAGAGGCTGCTCTCCACCGGTCGCCACACGTCCGCAGGTCCTGCGGCGTCGGTTGACCACATCACTGCTCGCCCTGGCGGCGAGCTTCGGGTTGCTCGCGCCGCCGATGGCGGTGGCGCAGCAGGGTGCGGGAGGGACCGTGACTGGTACGGTCACGGATGCCGGCACCGGTCAGCCCATCTCGCAGGCTCGAGTCCTTGTCGCCGGCACGCAGGTGGGCACGCTAACGGCGGAAAACGGACGCTATACCCTTCGCGTGCCCAATACGGGTGCGGTCACGCTCGACGTGAACCGCATCGGGTATGAAGCGGCGAAGGTGCAGGTGAACGTCACGGATGGCGCGCCGGTCGTGGCCGATGTGAAGCTCACGCAGGCGGCGTTCTCGCTGGCCGCCGTGGTCACCACGGTGACCGGTCAGCAGCGCAAGGTGGAACTGGCCAACGCCACCACGCAGGTGAACGTGGCCGAGAAGATCGCGGAACTGCCCGTGAGCAACATGGGCGCCCTGCTGTCCGGCCGTTCGTCGGGTGTGCAGGTGGTGCAGACGGGTGCCACGGGCTCCGGTTCGCGCGTGCGTATCCGCGGCCAGAACTCGTTCACGCTCACCAACGACCCGATCATCGTGATCGACGGTGTGCGCGCCTCGGGCGCGACGGGTGATGGTCTTGGCGTGGGCGGCTCGGGCCCTTCGCGTCTCGACGACATCAATCCGAACGAGATCGAGACACTCGAAATCATCAAGGGCCCCTCGGCCGCCACGCTGTACGGCACCGAGGCCGCCAACGGCGTGATCGTGATCACGACCAAGCGTGGCAAGGCGGGTCGGACGGCCTGGAATCTGTCGGCCGAGCAGGGCAAGATCGACAACGTGGCCACCTATCCGGACCTGTGGTCGCTGTGGGGCCGCCGGACGACTGCCCCGAACGTCTCGGCCATCTGCACACTGCAGGAACTCGTCGGTGGCCAGTGCGTGGCCGGTGTGGTCGATTCACTCTCGCACGGCAACGTGCTGAACCGGGCGGATCAGACGCCTATCGGCACCGGCGATCGGCACCAGTACAACCTCCAGACATCGGGCGGCAACGACAAGGTGCAGTTCTTCGTGTCGGGTCAGACCGAAGCGGAAACGGGCATCTACAAGATGCCGGATTCGGAAGTGACGCGCCTGAAGGAGCAGCGCGGCGTGAGTGCGTTGCCGGGCGACATCATGCGCCCCAACGCGCTGCAGCGCAACACCTTCCGGGCCAACATCAACGCGGAGCTGCGTCCCAATCTGTTCCTGCAGGTGTCGTCGGGTTTCATCAACTCCGACATGCGCCTGCCGCAGAACGAAGACAACTCCACCGGCCTCATGGTGGACGCGATGGGTGGCCCCTGGCGCGGCGATCTGAAGGATTCGCAGGGCAACGCGCTGCGGAATTATCGGTCCTTCATGATGGGCGACGTGCTGGCGCAAACGACGAAGCAGAACATCAACCGATTCATCAACAGCGCCACCTCGCAGTGGAACCCCACGTCCTGGCTGTCGGCCCGTGCGGCGCTGGGGTCGGACATCACCTTCCGCAATGACCTGTACATCGCGAAGGTGGGTGAAGGACCGAACGAAGGCACGATCCGGTCCGGACAGATCACCGCCAACCGTGTGGAGACCAACCAGCAGACGGCCGACTATGGCGCGACCGGTACGTTCCAGTTGGCGGACTGGCTCAATTCCAAGACGTCGGTGGGCATGCAGTACGTGCGCAACTTCCGCACGCAGCAGCAGAGCACCGGCATCGGTCTGCCGCCGGGTGGTGTGACGGTCACGGCGGCCGCAACGCGCAGCAGCACGCAGAACATCACCGATCGTCGCACGCTGGGCTACTACGTCGAGCAGCAGTTCGCCCTTCGTGACAAGCTGTTCCTCACGGGCGGCCTGCGTCGCGATGCGGCCAGCGCGTTCGGCGCCAACACCCGCGCGGTGTACTATCCCAAATTCGGTGCGTCGTGGGTGATTTCCGATGAAGCGTTCTTCCCGGACGTGGACTTCATCAACAGCCTGCGTCTGCGCGGTACGTACGGTGCCTCCGGCCAGATTCCGGCCGACACGGCGTCCATCAGGGCGTTCAGCCCGGGGGCCCTGACGCTGGCCAGCGGCGAAACGCCGGGAGCCTCGATCAGCTCGCTGGGCAACGTCAATCTCAAGCCCGAATACTCGGCCGAGACCGAGTTCGGCTTCGACCTCCAGATGTTCTCGGGCCGTACCAACATCGAACTGACGTCGTACAACAAGTCCACGACCGACGCGCTCATCCAGCGTGAGATCGCACCGTCGCTCTCAGGGCTTACGGCGCAGCTCGTCAACATCGGCAACATCAAGAACTCCGGTGTCGAGCTCACGTGGAACCAGCGTCTGTTCGATCGTGAGGCGGCCGCGTTGTCATTCGCCCTCACGGGATCGACGCTGAAGAACACCATGACCAGGCTGGCTGAAGGTGTGGCGGCCATCCCCTCCGGCAACCGGAACACGCAGCAGAACCGTCCGGGCTATCCGATCTACGGCCTGTGGTCGCGCACGGTCAAGCCGAATGACATCAACGGCGACGGCATCATCGGGCGTGGTGAGATCATCTACAGCGACACTGCCATTTTTCAGGGGTCGTCCTTCCCCAAGAAGGAAATGGCGTTCACGCCCACGCTCGAACTGCTCAACAAGAAGCTTCGCATCACCACGCAGGTGGACGGCAAGTGGGGCATGACCAAGTTCAACAACACCCTGCGTCACCAGTGCCAGAACGGTGTGACCTGCCGTGGCCGCTACGACAAGTCGCTGTCGTTGCAGGAACAGGCCAACGCGTACGCGGTGGTCGACGCCGTCTACACGGGACAGTTCGAGAAGGGTGATTTCGTGCGCTGGCGCGAACTGTCGGTGGCCTATGAGATGCCGACGACCTGGGCGAACAAGCTCCGCGCCACCCGCTGGAATATCGTGGCCACGGGCCGCAACCTGGGCGTGAAGACCGACTACCGGGGTGTGGATCCGGAAGCGTCCGCAGCCAACAGCGATACACGCGGTGGTGAGGAGTACTTCGCCACACCACCGCTCCGTATCATGATGCTCCGTATGAACTTCTCCTTCTGA
- a CDS encoding cytochrome c, which produces MHKHPHIPSVFLLAVVAASVAAGSQMTAQQPGPRLAALNHRVVVQDSGVYSDAQAEEGTAVYKKTCAECHELEEFTNGDFKGKWGGRPLFDLFEQIRTTMPDGDPGTLPREEYGAVVSYILKLNGLPSGPARLSTDSAALAAITLKLPAAAP; this is translated from the coding sequence ATGCACAAGCACCCTCATATCCCGAGTGTTTTCCTCCTGGCCGTGGTCGCGGCGAGCGTCGCCGCGGGCAGTCAGATGACGGCCCAGCAGCCCGGACCGCGACTGGCCGCCCTGAATCATCGAGTCGTGGTGCAGGACAGCGGCGTGTATTCCGATGCACAGGCGGAGGAAGGGACGGCGGTCTACAAGAAGACGTGCGCCGAGTGCCATGAGCTCGAGGAATTCACGAACGGCGACTTCAAGGGGAAGTGGGGTGGGCGTCCGTTGTTCGATCTGTTCGAGCAGATCCGCACCACGATGCCCGACGGCGATCCGGGCACATTGCCGCGTGAGGAATACGGGGCCGTGGTGTCCTACATCCTCAAGTTGAACGGCTTGCCCTCCGGTCCAGCACGTCTCAGCACCGATTCGGCGGCTCTGGCGGCAATCACGCTGAAGCTCCCGGCGGCCGCGCCCTGA
- a CDS encoding FAD-dependent oxidoreductase, with product MTDSSTDPDSTSDLIDAALARRDFLRVAGSAGLLLAGGCTNPMAFASAPARGVERGRGSAGSSSHVVVIGAGAWGGWTAYHLRERGVKVTLIDAYGAGNSRSTSGDETRGIRSSYGDRAVGELWTPWARTAIARWRLFEEEWGPVFRTKFFHQTGDVIMRPTREPFITRTIELWQANKVPHEVLSGDEARKRWPVIKADDITVAITEPDAGVVRCRAATQAVAAIGRKMGVEFVLGRVRPGEIRNGVMDGVVLEDGTVIHGDAYVFACGPWLRKLFPYLDNRMRVPIGHALYFGVPVGDSRFTFPNLPSYNFPGVTGWPMLPVDSRGFRVRGAIAAPAPAATATATATAGANAAAPANSPAATAPATPADPAQQDPDLSSRWTNQERVDGARRFLAARFPILANAPLLETRACHYESSINQNFIIDNVPGAGNAWIAGVGQAEGFKFGPVVGDYVSQRVLGIAGDPELVKAFKLPTQEYAPS from the coding sequence GTGACCGACTCCTCCACCGACCCCGATTCCACGTCCGATCTGATCGACGCCGCATTGGCGCGGCGCGACTTCCTCCGCGTTGCGGGCAGTGCCGGCCTGCTGCTCGCCGGGGGCTGCACCAATCCCATGGCGTTCGCTTCCGCGCCGGCCCGGGGGGTCGAGCGAGGACGGGGCTCCGCGGGATCGAGTAGCCATGTCGTGGTGATCGGCGCCGGAGCCTGGGGTGGCTGGACCGCTTACCATCTCCGCGAGCGCGGGGTCAAAGTCACCCTCATCGACGCCTACGGCGCGGGCAACTCGCGATCCACCAGCGGCGACGAGACGCGCGGCATCCGCTCGTCGTATGGCGACCGGGCGGTCGGTGAACTCTGGACACCCTGGGCCCGCACCGCCATCGCCCGTTGGCGTCTCTTCGAGGAGGAATGGGGTCCCGTCTTCCGGACGAAGTTCTTCCACCAGACCGGCGACGTCATCATGCGTCCCACGCGGGAGCCTTTCATCACCCGCACGATCGAGCTGTGGCAGGCCAACAAGGTCCCGCACGAAGTGCTTTCGGGTGACGAAGCCCGGAAACGCTGGCCGGTCATCAAGGCCGATGACATCACCGTGGCCATCACCGAACCCGATGCCGGCGTGGTCCGCTGCCGCGCCGCCACCCAGGCGGTGGCGGCCATCGGCCGGAAAATGGGTGTCGAGTTCGTGCTGGGTCGCGTGCGGCCCGGCGAGATCCGCAATGGCGTCATGGACGGCGTGGTGCTCGAAGACGGCACGGTCATTCATGGCGACGCCTACGTCTTCGCCTGCGGCCCATGGCTGCGGAAGCTCTTCCCCTATCTCGACAACCGCATGCGCGTCCCCATCGGGCACGCCCTCTATTTTGGCGTGCCCGTGGGCGACTCCCGCTTCACGTTTCCCAATCTCCCCAGCTACAACTTCCCCGGCGTGACCGGTTGGCCGATGCTGCCGGTGGACAGCCGGGGCTTCCGTGTGCGTGGTGCCATCGCCGCTCCTGCGCCGGCGGCCACCGCCACCGCCACCGCCACCGCGGGCGCCAATGCGGCGGCGCCGGCCAATTCTCCGGCCGCCACCGCGCCAGCCACTCCGGCCGATCCCGCGCAGCAGGACCCCGATCTGAGTTCACGCTGGACCAATCAGGAACGGGTGGACGGTGCCCGGCGTTTCCTCGCGGCACGTTTCCCCATCCTGGCCAACGCGCCGCTGCTCGAGACGCGGGCCTGCCACTACGAATCGAGCATCAATCAGAACTTCATCATCGACAACGTGCCCGGCGCCGGCAATGCCTGGATCGCCGGTGTCGGACAGGCCGAGGGTTTCAAGTTCGGCCCCGTGGTCGGCGACTATGTCTCACAGCGGGTACTCGGCATCGCCGGCGATCCGGAACTCGTGAAGGCGTTCAAACTGCCCACGCAGGAATACGCGCCGAGCTGA
- a CDS encoding PDZ domain-containing protein encodes MLLAVLSVSPSAMQAQSGTRMLRSPSVSAQSIVFAYANNIWVVERTGGAARRLTSFQGITQNPKLSPDGKLVAFSAEYAGNTDVYVVPVEGGQPKRLTWHPSADVVQGWTPDGKSVVFASPRATWAPSGAPRFWSVPVEGGVETAMPMPRAYQGKISSDAKRVAYRMPSSWDEERRNYRGGQNKPIWILDLNTFALDTTPFTGSKEMDPVWVGDAVYFLSDRDGVSNVWAYDTKSRALKQVTTFRDFDVKTLDAAGNTVVFEQAGYVHELDARTGAHHIVNITAAGDFPWMMPQWKDVTARATGLALSATGKRAAVEARGEIFTIPAEKGDVRNLTNSSASAEIAPVWSPDGKSIAYFSDRSGEYQLVIAPQEGVGAVREIALPEPSRPYSPAWSPDGKTIAFQDTHFRIWLVDVASGKAKVADTDPYFMMDRSIVPVWSPDSRYVAYPKRLKSLLRAIFVYDVESGTAKQLTDGMADATNPVWDASGKYLWFLASTNFALNSSLLDMSKYDRPETRALYLAVLSKTEPSPLLPESDDEAGRDGGRDSGRDSTRAPARTDSTRAPAAPVRAVRIDYDGIAQRILAVQGITERDYDVLRAGPAGTVFFLEPMPTTGTSGDGQGAANTLHRYQLNTRRAVPFAQGVAQYTVSGDGRKLLYRTAGANGALYLVDADRAVPQAGTGRVNVTLRAYIDPRAEFRQIFNEGWRNQRNNLYVKNMQGSDWPAMKKMYEPLLAHVNHRADLNYLLDNMGAEIAIGHSYVRGGDMPEVPNANGGLLGADFTIENGRYRLARIYDAESWNPELRAPLVMPGVAVGRGDYILAINGQELRAPDNIYRLLDGTANRQTVLTINSRPDMQGARQITVVPVANEQGLRTRAWVEHNRRLVDSLSGGKLAYVYLPNTGQPGYTSFNRYYFAQQDRVGVVVDERFNGGGSAADYIVDLLGRDYDGYFNNPVGDRYPYTSPANGIWGPKVMIINEMAGSGGDLMPFMFKRRKLGPLVGTRTWGGLVATTDTPPFVDGGSMIAPRFGFFSRDDRFAVENEGVAPDIDVENFPREVIGGRDPQLERAVQEGMRLLGTYKDGRAKQEPTPPTWGRRDR; translated from the coding sequence ATGTTGCTGGCCGTCCTGTCGGTGTCGCCATCGGCGATGCAGGCGCAATCGGGCACCCGCATGCTGCGCTCCCCCAGCGTGAGTGCACAGTCGATTGTGTTCGCATACGCCAACAACATCTGGGTGGTGGAGCGAACCGGTGGAGCAGCGCGTCGGCTCACCTCGTTCCAGGGCATCACACAGAATCCCAAGCTCTCTCCCGATGGGAAGCTGGTGGCCTTCAGTGCCGAGTACGCCGGCAACACCGATGTGTACGTGGTGCCGGTGGAAGGGGGACAGCCGAAACGTCTGACATGGCATCCGTCGGCGGACGTGGTGCAGGGGTGGACTCCCGACGGCAAGTCGGTGGTGTTCGCATCACCACGCGCCACCTGGGCTCCGAGCGGTGCGCCGCGATTCTGGAGTGTGCCGGTGGAGGGCGGCGTGGAAACCGCGATGCCGATGCCGCGCGCCTATCAGGGCAAGATCTCTTCCGATGCCAAGCGGGTGGCCTATCGCATGCCCTCCTCGTGGGACGAGGAACGCCGCAATTACCGCGGCGGTCAGAACAAGCCCATCTGGATTCTCGATCTGAACACCTTCGCTCTGGACACCACGCCCTTCACCGGCAGCAAGGAGATGGATCCGGTGTGGGTGGGGGATGCGGTGTATTTCCTCTCCGACCGTGACGGCGTGTCGAACGTCTGGGCATACGATACGAAGTCGCGTGCGCTCAAGCAGGTGACGACGTTCAGGGACTTCGACGTCAAGACGCTCGATGCCGCCGGCAATACCGTGGTGTTCGAGCAGGCGGGTTATGTGCACGAGCTCGACGCGAGGACGGGCGCGCATCACATCGTGAACATCACGGCCGCCGGTGACTTCCCGTGGATGATGCCGCAGTGGAAGGACGTGACGGCGCGTGCCACGGGGCTGGCGTTGTCGGCCACCGGCAAACGCGCCGCGGTCGAAGCCCGTGGGGAGATCTTCACGATCCCCGCCGAGAAGGGCGACGTGCGCAATCTGACCAACAGCAGCGCGTCGGCCGAGATCGCGCCGGTGTGGTCACCCGACGGCAAGTCGATCGCGTATTTCAGTGATCGGTCAGGCGAGTATCAGTTGGTGATCGCGCCGCAGGAGGGAGTGGGTGCGGTGCGGGAGATCGCCTTGCCCGAACCGAGCCGTCCGTATTCGCCGGCCTGGTCGCCTGATGGCAAGACCATCGCCTTCCAGGACACGCACTTCCGCATCTGGCTGGTGGACGTGGCGAGTGGCAAGGCGAAGGTGGCGGACACCGATCCGTACTTCATGATGGATCGCTCCATCGTGCCGGTGTGGAGCCCCGACTCGCGGTATGTGGCGTATCCCAAGCGTCTCAAGTCGCTGCTGCGGGCGATCTTCGTGTACGACGTGGAGAGTGGGACCGCGAAGCAACTCACCGACGGCATGGCCGATGCCACCAATCCGGTGTGGGATGCGAGCGGCAAGTATCTCTGGTTCCTGGCATCGACGAATTTTGCGCTCAACTCGTCGCTGCTCGACATGTCCAAGTACGATCGGCCGGAGACACGGGCCCTCTATCTGGCCGTGTTGAGCAAGACCGAACCCTCGCCGCTGCTTCCCGAGAGCGATGACGAAGCGGGTCGCGATGGTGGGCGCGACAGCGGGCGCGACAGCACGCGGGCTCCGGCGCGCACGGATTCCACGCGTGCTCCCGCCGCGCCGGTGCGTGCGGTACGCATCGACTACGACGGCATCGCGCAGCGGATTCTCGCGGTGCAGGGCATCACGGAGCGTGACTACGACGTGTTGCGGGCCGGACCAGCGGGCACCGTGTTCTTCCTCGAGCCCATGCCGACCACGGGCACGTCGGGTGATGGACAGGGCGCGGCCAACACGCTGCACCGCTACCAGCTGAACACGCGGCGTGCGGTTCCGTTCGCGCAGGGTGTGGCGCAGTACACCGTCAGCGGCGACGGTCGCAAGCTGCTTTATCGCACCGCGGGTGCCAATGGGGCGCTGTATCTCGTGGATGCCGATCGCGCCGTGCCGCAGGCCGGCACGGGCCGCGTGAATGTCACGTTGCGCGCGTACATCGATCCGCGCGCCGAGTTCCGGCAGATCTTCAACGAGGGATGGCGCAACCAGCGCAACAATCTCTACGTGAAGAACATGCAGGGCAGCGACTGGCCGGCCATGAAGAAGATGTACGAGCCGCTGCTGGCGCATGTGAATCATCGCGCCGATCTCAACTACCTGCTCGACAACATGGGCGCCGAGATCGCGATCGGGCATTCGTACGTGCGTGGCGGCGACATGCCCGAGGTGCCCAATGCCAACGGTGGCCTGCTCGGCGCCGACTTCACCATCGAGAACGGACGCTATCGACTGGCGCGCATCTACGATGCGGAGAGCTGGAATCCGGAGCTGCGTGCGCCGCTCGTGATGCCGGGTGTGGCCGTGGGCCGTGGCGACTACATCCTGGCCATCAACGGTCAGGAATTGCGGGCTCCCGACAACATCTACCGTCTGCTCGACGGCACCGCCAATCGCCAAACGGTGCTCACGATCAACTCGCGTCCCGACATGCAGGGCGCGCGGCAGATCACCGTGGTGCCGGTGGCCAACGAGCAGGGGCTTCGCACGCGGGCGTGGGTGGAGCACAACCGTCGCCTCGTCGATTCACTGTCGGGCGGGAAACTCGCGTACGTGTATCTCCCGAACACCGGGCAGCCGGGGTACACCAGTTTCAATCGCTATTACTTCGCACAGCAGGATCGGGTGGGCGTGGTGGTCGACGAACGGTTCAATGGCGGCGGTTCCGCCGCGGACTACATCGTCGATCTGCTCGGCCGTGACTACGACGGGTATTTCAACAATCCCGTCGGTGACCGCTATCCGTATACGAGTCCCGCCAACGGCATCTGGGGACCGAAGGTCATGATCATCAACGAGATGGCCGGCTCAGGCGGCGATCTCATGCCGTTCATGTTCAAACGTCGCAAGCTCGGTCCGCTCGTAGGCACGCGCACCTGGGGCGGTCTGGTGGCCACCACCGACACGCCGCCGTTCGTGGATGGCGGGTCGATGATCGCGCCGCGTTTCGGATTCTTCTCCCGCGACGACCGGTTCGCCGTGGAGAACGAAGGTGTCGCGCCGGACATCGACGTGGAGAACTTCCCGCGTGAGGTGATCGGTGGACGCGACCCGCAACTCGAACGGGCCGTGCAGGAAGGCATGCGTCTGCTCGGCACGTACAAAGACGGCCGGGCGAAGCAGGAGCCCACGCCGCCGACGTGGGGACGGCGGGACCGCTGA
- a CDS encoding TonB-dependent receptor plug domain-containing protein, with protein sequence MRAHSRPPLTFPTALFCGALLFPPGSLLAQTGATVTAAIGADSTGAFRGAITTADGIPLGGASVRLAIDRAANHFISESDDNGNVVFTKVPLGKGWLHARRIGFRPDSIPVTVSNNEPPLATLSLTRVAVELSAVRVLGRRDIGGPMGGFFRRQQANGGGRFFTAQDLERRNPSNMTDVFRAVPGIRIESNGPMNHVRIRNSRCAPLVWLDGQPLFAGEVDLDSFDPHTFEGIEVYSGPASVPVEFQGNQRMSSACGTIVLWSKRGEMRPKKRKKDDPTPVALIMQLIEKGEAFVVSDVDVAAYPDSSMLIKPIYPDSLFEAQTAGSVLAEFVVNTKGRAVMETFSAMTTSHRQLVEPVRRAVQQQEFVPAVRGGKIVQQVMQLPFHFVPDSTARRRR encoded by the coding sequence ATGCGCGCCCACTCCCGCCCGCCCCTGACGTTCCCCACCGCGTTGTTCTGCGGTGCCCTGCTGTTCCCGCCCGGGTCTCTTTTGGCGCAGACGGGTGCGACGGTCACTGCGGCCATCGGCGCCGACAGTACGGGAGCCTTCCGGGGAGCCATCACCACGGCCGACGGGATTCCCCTCGGCGGTGCCTCCGTTCGCCTGGCGATCGACCGGGCAGCCAATCACTTCATCTCGGAATCGGACGACAACGGCAACGTCGTCTTCACCAAGGTCCCCCTTGGGAAGGGATGGCTGCACGCCCGGCGCATCGGCTTCCGTCCCGATTCCATTCCGGTCACGGTCTCAAACAACGAACCACCGCTCGCCACGCTGAGCCTCACGCGTGTGGCCGTGGAGTTGAGTGCGGTCCGTGTGCTGGGACGCCGCGACATCGGTGGTCCCATGGGGGGCTTCTTCCGGCGTCAGCAGGCCAACGGAGGCGGCCGGTTCTTCACGGCGCAGGATCTCGAACGTCGAAACCCGTCGAACATGACCGATGTGTTTCGTGCCGTGCCGGGCATCCGCATCGAATCGAACGGCCCCATGAACCACGTGCGGATACGCAACAGCCGCTGTGCGCCGCTGGTCTGGCTGGATGGACAACCACTGTTCGCGGGAGAGGTGGATCTCGACAGCTTCGATCCGCACACGTTCGAAGGCATCGAGGTCTACAGTGGTCCGGCCAGCGTGCCGGTCGAATTCCAGGGCAACCAGCGCATGAGCAGCGCGTGCGGCACGATCGTCTTGTGGTCCAAGCGCGGCGAGATGCGGCCCAAGAAACGCAAGAAAGACGACCCGACGCCCGTGGCGCTGATCATGCAGCTCATCGAGAAAGGGGAGGCGTTCGTGGTGAGCGACGTGGACGTGGCGGCCTATCCCGATTCGTCCATGCTCATCAAACCCATCTATCCCGACTCGCTGTTCGAAGCGCAGACCGCGGGATCGGTGCTGGCCGAGTTCGTGGTGAACACCAAGGGACGTGCGGTGATGGAGACGTTCAGTGCCATGACCACATCCCATCGACAGCTCGTGGAACCGGTGCGCCGCGCCGTCCAGCAGCAGGAATTCGTTCCCGCCGTTCGCGGTGGGAAGATCGTGCAGCAGGTGATGCAGCTGCCTTTCCATTTCGTTCCCGATTCCACGGCCCGACGGAGGCGCTGA
- a CDS encoding surface-adhesin E family protein has protein sequence MAKVMRSTASTILVLAGQLLATSVEAQPSGGALQEIGKTSVGTPVFLETRSVTKAGDIVTATVRVKLVPPIKNGAQELRSSRTIGMYDCVKQTVATRESWYFTDDAGRKEGMHRTVKVPGFGPAIKGSLADVAWKHLCAKP, from the coding sequence GTGGCGAAGGTGATGCGTTCGACGGCCAGCACGATCCTCGTGCTGGCCGGTCAGCTTCTGGCAACGTCGGTGGAGGCGCAGCCCTCTGGTGGTGCACTCCAGGAGATCGGCAAGACCTCCGTGGGGACCCCGGTGTTCCTCGAAACCCGGTCGGTCACGAAAGCGGGCGACATCGTGACGGCCACCGTACGGGTCAAGCTCGTGCCGCCCATCAAGAACGGCGCACAGGAACTCCGCAGTTCACGCACCATCGGAATGTACGACTGCGTCAAACAGACCGTCGCCACCAGGGAGAGCTGGTATTTCACCGACGACGCCGGTCGCAAGGAAGGTATGCATCGCACGGTGAAAGTGCCGGGCTTCGGACCGGCCATCAAAGGTTCATTGGCGGACGTGGCGTGGAAACATCTATGCGCAAAACCCTGA